In Actinomycetota bacterium, the following proteins share a genomic window:
- a CDS encoding ribbon-helix-helix protein, CopG family, producing MYLTEDQRRLIDEIARSEGVTLAEVVRRALDAYLNAAPDAAAALASTFGADPEARSPSRDDWDRG from the coding sequence GTGTACCTCACCGAAGACCAGCGGCGCCTGATCGACGAGATCGCCCGCTCCGAGGGTGTCACGCTCGCCGAGGTCGTCCGGCGGGCGCTCGACGCGTACCTCAATGCCGCGCCCGACGCCGCCGCTGCTCTGGCGTCGACCTTCGGCGCGGATCCGGAGGCCCGCTCGCCCAGCCGCGACGACTGGGACCGTGGCTGA